DNA from Plasmodium cynomolgi strain B DNA, chromosome 12, whole genome shotgun sequence:
ATACCTAGATTACATTATTACCCTATatgagaaatacaaaaaaggatgttctgattattttatttattggaCAAGCAATTGtccaatatattttaaacgCGGAAGTGAGTAcaatccaaaaaaattatgcgcAAAATTAAACTGCCTAAGCTTAAATAACTGTGATGCCCAAAGTATTGAGGGAAATGAGGATTCTATAAAAATCTACNNNNNNNNNNaaaaaaaaaaaaaaaaagaaagaaaaggaagaagaagtagaagaagaaaaagaagaagaaatgcaTGAGCTATCCAAACAGATCTTTTCTGTCATCCTTTCCGTTAATCAGTTATATTATATGTCCATAGTTCTGGTCCAAAATAACAGGCATGAGTTAGCATTAATCTTTGCTCCTTTTGCAGTACATGCGAAGGATGAAGTGGAGTAGGTTTACTGATATGTGATATGTGATATGCgatatatgatatatatatagtgtatatatgtttttttttttttttccaaatggcGTATGCAGGCGCTTTCACGCATAAGTTAACCACATGGAGTTTAACCACCCCAAAAAATGACGCAAAGGTGACGCAAAAATGGGACGTCTTCGAAGGAGTACTCATCAGTGCAACTCCTGAACGCGCGGAAAAGCAGGCCACATGCATGGGAAGCGAAGCTGCATGTGTGGAGCCACACAGAGGAGAATACGCCACTTAAACTTGTGGTGCCTACATCCCtatgtttttctttgcacCCATGTATGCAACTTCCCCCCACGCGTAAAGTGCGCGGGCACCAACccgtaaaataaatatattacaaaaattacattttgcgcaaaaaattaaaatccaTTGCAAGGGGAATTACTGCTAAGGAGTTCCTCGTTTCACGCCACACTTTTTAGCATCTCgcgaaaatgcaaaaatgttaattatGGCGCATCAAGGGGTGAAACGAAGAGAAATAACGAGGTATATTGGTGCCctcgtggaaaaaaaaaaaaataaaaaattatataaaaaaatgcacaaactGTACAAATTTTGCAACATTCGTGGGGTTCCCTAAAATGAAGAATAGGGGAGGAGTACCCTCTCCTGCGCGTGTGCCCCCtgaggggtaaaaaaagaaaaaaaaggcacaggAGCCACTTTAAGAAGGAGAGACGTAACTTTTTTCCGTTACATGCGCGcatgcacatacatacacacacaccaGTTTACGATCGTGCAAGGATTTAACAAACATGTAtttacatatgaaaaaagaaattaagcGGTGAGAGGAATAACGGGGTGATATTTATGCTCAACATCGATTAGTGTGGGGAACTCCTCTACACAGCATCACTTGATACAACTGCTAAGGCTGAAAATCTGTTGTcatctttgcatttttctatgaattttttttgtattacaTTTCCCGTGTCCTGCGGTGGAGAAGGAGTGGAAAAGGAgtggaaaataattaaaaaacgtGGTACATCCGCCTGACGGACGAAATTCCGATCGGAGTTGTACCCCTGTTGGAACGTGCACACACTCGCATGTTTCAACGAGAGGGGAAATTCATTACGTATTTGAAACTGGCAGCAGTTGTCGTGCAATGAATAACGGGATGGTCCTTCCTTCCGTCCTGCACAGGAAAACAAGGGGAATCACGGGACGTTCAATTGGCCATAAATTAATACGCTTGAAATGTGGCTGAACCAAAGTAAGGCTTACCAGTTCGACGAGCCTCCCGTCAATTTCGACAAAGACGATAAAGTGGGTATCAAcctggagaaaaaaaaaaaaaaaggaaatattttttatttccaccaTTTGGGCATTTTTCCAATCGGGCGTAGTTTTATTTCCTCTCtccccgaaaaaaaaaattgcgcctTACGTCTATGTCATCCCCCGTGCTGGAAGCCTTTCCTGAAAATTCGTGATGAAGCAGTTCGATGCTCTTGTTTACTTCGAATTCCtggaaaggggggaagcgtgGAGGGAGGCAATGGCACATAAGGGTGTAATCGCATAGAGGGAAGCAATAGCCCTTATGGGTGCAATCCCATAGAGGGACGCAATGGCATATATATGGGCGCAGCTCCGGGGAAGAATTACCTGTCCGCGTTTTTCGGGCGTCATGTCCTTCACCTTGTCGAAAAAATTAGCCAAGAGGGAGTCCTTGTCTTAAAATgggcacataaaaaaagggggcggtGTGCCATACGATGGATTTCACGCAGCAGTTGTGTTTTCTCCACGGGAGGGTCCATCTCTCTCCGAGAGGCACATCGCCCAAACAGGGAAGGCACCCGTCACAGTTGGGTAGTAGGCAGTAGGTAGTAGGCAGCTGGCAGCTGGCAGCATTACCTAGCTCaaatttattctttaaatttccGTAGAGGTGAAAAAGGGCCACCGTTCCGCATGAATTCGGAAcaacctttttttggggagggGAGAGGGAAATACAtacaaaaggggagggaCACATAATGATAAATTCGCAAAGTTGGTTCTTAATATGGGGATACAAGCTTGCCCAAGCGCTCTTCCACATGAATACATAATACATGATCGAgagtgtgtgtggggggtcttttcaaagcaaaaaaaatttacctgtTTTATGAACCAAATATTGTCTATATTTTGCTCAGTACTTCCATCCGTTTCAGTATTTGAATTGCTCTTTGGGTGGTAAGCGTGGCgatccaaaaaaaggaaaaaaaaaaaaaattaaatacaaaattggaGTAGCTTACATGAGTAGTGGCACAATCACATGCCGAACACACACACGTCATTACCATGCCTTCTTTCAGGGGGTATAAGAGTATTATTGCGTGTACGGGTTGCGGGATCTGTCAGCGGGAGAGAggatgtgcaaaaaaaaaatatgctataCAGAAAGTTATGATGCAGGGGGAATGGAAAATTGCggcttcctcctcatcgatGAAATGTGCACACGCTCTCAAACTCGTAAGTGCCATAGGTGCTTCCCTTCCACGTTGCCCATGGAAGGTCGCAATATGATTGCATAGGAAGGTCTACCATATCTAAGAGCTCCGCATCAAACCCATAGATATCCTGAAACGTCAACTTTGACTGTCCAAGTTTGCAGGAGTAAAGGTAGAGGGACTCCGGGTTGGACTCGATGGGAACCCAAATATTGTTCCGAAGCATTTTGGCAGGTGATCAAATATTGCGAGGAGCGGGGGTGTATATACCGTGTGATGTTTTACGCAGAGGGGCACTGGCGTTGTCCTGCACGTTAGCGCCTCCCCTGTGTTGGTTTATATATGTGGACCCTTTTGTGATTACACTGTGGTACCCTTTTATGGGAAACAAATTTGCTTTCTCTTCATTAAGAAGGTGTGAAATTATGTGCACATNNNNNNNNNNNNNNNNNNNNNNNNNNNNNNNNNNNNNNNNNNNNNNNNNNNNNNNNNNNNNNNNNNNNNNNNNNNNNNNNNNNNNNNNNNNNNNNNNNNNNNNNNNNNNNNNNNNNNNNNNNNNNNNNNNNNNNNNNNNNNNNNNNNNNNNNNNNNNNNNNNNNNNNNNNNNNNNNNNNNNNNNNNNNNNNNNNNNNNNNNNNNNNNNNNNNNNNNNNNNNNNNNNNNNNNNNNNNNNNNNNNNNNNNNNNNNNNNNNNNNNNNNNNNNNNNNNNNNNNNNNNNNNNNNNNNNNNNNNNNNNNNNNNNNNNNNNNNNNNNNNNNNNNNNNNNNNNNNNNNNNNNNNNNNNNNNNNNNNNNtttttgccttttttttttttttttcaaatttctcGATAGGTGTTGGTGACGCGGGAACCGGAAGGGGGGATTAAAATGCAAAGTGGGAAAGAGGGGCAATGGCATGCGAAGCGTATTTTTCAAAGGCGAGAAAAATTGCCCTATGGTATTTTGCGCCGTCAGTCCGCAGCATCATGCGTGTTATGTAAACATATTGAAAGGGACGTAAAGATGAAGCATACCCATACTCTTCTACTCTGCAAGTATAACCCCACTCGCTTATGCTATGCGTACAAAACAGTTAGCGCCCTTTTTATAAAGGCAACAAATAGGTCCCAATTgcaactttgaaaaaaaaaaataaaataaaaataaaataaaataaaataaaacacctcataggaaaaaaaaattcattaaaaaaattgccactcTTTTGCTCACCCACACGGTCGGTCGTATTTTCACAATTGCGacgaattttaaaataagagaaattacattttcgctggggatatatatttcttcgaagattttttccctctttcattttttttttttacaaaattaccGCTAAGTAAGTGTACATAATCAATCGTATCACATCAGCATATCTACCTTAACtcaaagaagggaaaaaaaacggcaacATGGCGAAGTCAAAGAACCACACGAATCATAACCAAGTAAGTTTTGGggttacataaatataccCCCTTGGAGGGGGTATCTTCACTGCGCTGCTCCGCTACGAATTCTCGGCCGTTTTATGTTCATTCGTCTCTGTTGCTCCCCACTCGTTTGGACTGTTCAGCAGTTTCCTGCAGCATGCTGTTTTGTTCCTTCGCTAGATAGCATATTGTGTAGTTTTGCTTTCTCCCACGTGGGAttgatatacatatgtgatCGTTTTGTGTACATATCGCTACTTGATCACACTTTGCATCACTTCATTTGACTCCCACCCTTCTTGTTTGCCCCCGCAGAATAGAaaggcacacaaaaatggaattaaaaaaccGAAGAAGCACAAGTTTATGTCTCGCAAGGGGGTACGCACAAATACGTATTTGATAGCAACGTACCTATGTTGCTCGTGTGTTGCACACCCCCTGAAGGAAGCTTTGCGTTGATATTATATCATGCGCCGCTTTCTGCAGCTTTCTGCCGCTttccgccgcttccccccgcTGTCGTGCCTATGTGTGTTTTATGGTGCACGGCTTAGCTTCCACAGGAGAGGGCCCCCTGCTCCATCTGCAACACCTTTTCCACGAGTGCTTATCCGatttgtgcacatatatattttttttttttcccacttcgCAGTTGGAccccaaattttttaaaaaccaaAGATACTGCTTAAAGGGAAtcttaaaaaagaagaaggaattgAAATTGAAACAGAaacaagaaaagaagaacTAAGCTAGGGAAACTTaggataataaaatttcagATTTCTCCCcgaaattttgtttccccttttaaatttttaccttttcaaaattgtgtacCGTTGtgtacatgttttttttttttttttttcacacccCGCCTTTTCGAACAGCTACATGAAAtggtatatatgtacatgcataaaTTT
Protein-coding regions in this window:
- a CDS encoding ubiquitin carboxyl-terminal hydrolase (putative), translated to MLRNNIWVPIESNPESLYLYSCKLGQSKLTFQDIYGFDAELLDMIPQPVHAIILLYPLKEGMSNSNTETDGSTEQNIDNIWFIKQVVPNSCGTVALFHLYGNLKNKFELDKDSLLANFFDKVKDMTPEKRGQEFEVNKSIELLHHEFSGKASSTGDDIDVDTHFIVFVEIDGRLVELDGRKDHPVIHCTTTAASFKYDTGNVIQKKFIEKCKDDNRFSALAVVSSDAV
- a CDS encoding ribosomal protein L29 (putative), translating into MAKSKNHTNHNQNRKAHKNGIKKPKKHKFMSRKGLDPKFFKNQRYCLKGILKKKKELKLKQKQEKKN